The Treponema sp. OMZ 790 genome includes the window GATGACTGATGAAAGACTCGATAAGTTAGGCAAAGAAATAAATGATGCCGAAAACGCTGTAGTTGTTCGGGATGTTCGTGAATATTTGGAAAAAGCAAAAAAGGATTATTTTAATACCGATTTTAGAAGAGCTGAAGAAACATTGATTGCTGCCCGCAACCGATGGGCTGTAACTCATGTTGATCCTAACGAAGAAGTTGAAAACTGGCTGGGCATTGTAAATACTGCCGGCACGTTAAAAACCGGAAGAACTATCCCGGTATCGGCTCCTCTTTATCCTCAAATGATTCAGCTTTTAAATAATGCAAATCAACTTTATTTGGATGCTGCACAAAAAATTAAATCAGGACAGCGTTCTTCGGCATTGAATAATTTAAAACAAGCTAAAGAAAATACTCGTCAAGTATTGTTGATATTCCCATATAACGAAATTGCAGGTCAGCTTAATTTAAAAATAGATAAATTGGTGGATCCTGCAAACTTTACAGGTCAATTTAGGCGGAAGGTGCAAACTATCAGAGCTGAGTACAAACGTAATTCTCAAAAGTCTTATAGCGACTTATTGGATTTGTACAGTATAGATAAAAACTTTCCGGGGCTTATAGAATTAAAAGACGAGATTGAAATTTATCTGGGGCTTAAATTGCCGCCTCCTAACTATAAAGCAATTGCTGAGGCTGCTGATCTTACAAAATCCGCGCAGGCTATATACAGGGCAGGCGATAAAATTGCATTCCCGATAGCTGTTCAGCAGTTGGATACGGCTATTAAATTGGATCCGCAAAATATTACTGCAATACGGCTTAAGGATTCAATCCAAATGAGCATGGGCGGCGCCGCTGCTGTTGTTCTATCGGCTGCCGATGAAACAAAATATCAGCAGGCTGTTTCGGAATTGCAAAAAGGAAATAAAGTTATAGCTGCCGCATTGGTGGAACAGCTTATGCAAAGCCCGAATGCAAGAAATTCTGCAAAGGTTAGAGAATTAAAAAAGAGGATAGATGCATTATTATGATTAACGGAAATAAAAGCATGAAAAGATTTTTAAATGTATTGTTGATATTTTTCTTTTTTATATGCTCTTTATCGGCAAAGGAATTTTATTGGGAAAATCCTTCAGTCATAAGCGGCCGAAACGGACATTTTTTAAAATCCGCTTCAAATAAAGATATTTCTGCATCTGTTTGGGAAGAAGTTGTAAAATCGTCAGACAGTGAAGGTTTAATTTATATTTCTGCCGGTGTATATGTAAATAAAAAATGGACAATAAACGAAAGAATAATTCCGCCGATTCCGTATACTGCGGACATTCCGTCAATTGCTTCGATTGCTGTAGGAAATGACGATACTATTTTAATAGCATTGGTAAAAAACCGTAATACCATTACCATTTTAAAAAGTACCGATTACGGTAAAACTTATGCGGTTAAAAATATTACCACACAAATATACGATTTGCTTTCTCCGCAATTATCTGTTGCTTCAAACGGTAAGTTCCTCATGTTTGTGTCTCACGGTGCAAATGAAAAATTTTCAATATTTTCATCTTCATCTTCAGACGGATTAACTTGGGCTCCTTTTTCGGAATTTAATTTTGCAAAAAAAATAGATAGAGTTTTTCTTCCGGCTCATAGTGCCGCAGCGAGAAATGATGTATTGGTTTTTCAAGCCTTGGACAAAAATGAAAATAGACAAGCCTATCATCTTTTTTCATCTTTTTCTTCCGACGGCGGAAGCTCATGGTCTGAGCCCGTAAGGTTAACCGATGATTTTAGTTTTAATGATCAAAGGCCTCATGTATCGTATATTCCCTCGGAAAGATCCGTTTTTCTTGTGTGGGAAAAAACTCCTTACCGCAGTGAAAAAAATTCTACGGCCTTTGCTGTTTTAAATAATAAGGGAAAACTCGCCTCAAGTATTGATGTTCTTCCTTCTCAAAACGGAATCGTATTCAGTCCTAAAATAATATCTTATAATAAGCAGCCTCTTATTTCTTGGTCTGAAGATTATAACGGCAAGGCTTCGATTTTTATTGCATCCAAAAAAGACGGTGATTGGATGATAGATACCGTTACGTCCATAAACGGTTCATTGCTTTTTGTAAACCCTTTTTTTGTTGACGGCAATCTTCACATTTTATGGCAGGAAGGAATTCGTTCTGCTAAAATAATGCATATTGAACCCGACCACGAAGTTGCAAAAGCTCAGTTACAGCCGTTCGATTTTGATTCAAAAACTGCCGGCGGCAAACAAAAAATTACAATGAAAATCAAATTTCCTAATGATTCATCGGGTATAGCCGGATATTCGTATGAATGGTCTAAAGATTCGCCGCCGGAATCTGTTCGGCCTGTAATTCAAAAATTAGCGAACGAATCTGTTTTGATATATGAACCTGATGAAGACGGTTTGTGGTATTTGGGAGTAAGGGTTTGTGACTATGCGGGAAACTGGTCGGATATGACTACGGTTTCTTATGAAAGAGATATAATTCCTCCCTTGGCTCCTAAATTTGAGCTTTTGGCTTTAGATAAAAACGGTTTTTTAAAATCGAATACTTTTAGTATCAAGTGGAATCCTCCGGAGTATGATATATCGGGAAAACCTGAAACGGCTATAGACGGATATATATGGAATCTTTCTTATATAGGCTCAGCAGATAAATTTATTTCATATCTAAAAAAGGCGTCGCCTTCTTTTATTGATGATGATGCCGTACAAAAAATTCTATCCAATAATTTAAAGATTGATTTAAATACTTCAAAAATTACATCTTCTTCAAACAAAAGAGAATTTTCAAATTACGAAAACGGTCTTTATGCTTTGACTGTTTCTGCGGTAGATGCCTTCGGTAATATCGGTCTTCCTGCGGTAAAGTATTTTGCTTTAAATAAATATATTCCCTATACGTATGTTTCCGATATAAATACGGTTCAAGGTTTGGACGGTGTTATTTCGATGACCGTTGTAGGTAAGGGATTTGCCGAAGGCGGTGAGATTACTTCATTATATGTTGACTCTGACGGGAATCCTCCTTATGATTTAACTATCGAAAAAGAAAATTTTTCTATTGTAAACGATAAACTTATATCGAATGTAAAAATAGATTATGTTGAACCCGGTCAATATTATGTAGGCTTGATGCATTCCGGCCGCGGAACTTATTTTGCAGACAAGGTTATATCTTTTGACAATATAGGAAATATTAAGCTGGGCGACTACGGAGAGACGTACACATATAATTGGCTTTTGTCGTCCGTTGATCACGATTTTTCGGATTATTTTTTAATTATCTTTTTAGCCTTATTTATTTTATTGATTATGATTTTGTCGATATCGGGAGTTATTCATTCTATAAAAGAGGCTGTAAAAATAAAAAATGAGGTAACGGTTTTATTGAGCGGAGGTGTTATGACATTGAGAAAAGAAAAAAGGGTATCTGCATTAAAAGTTAAAGGCGTTGGATTAAGATTAAAGTTTATTTTATTTACAACAACTTTGATACTGTCGGTTATTTTAACCTTGGCTCTTACTTTGGGATTTAGGTTTTCTGAAACTCAGGAAAGACTGTTGGCCGAAGGCTTGGCATCCAATACTCAGGTTTTGCTTGAAAGTTTAAATTCGGGTGCAAAGGCTTATCTCCCTTCAAAAAACGTATTGGAATTAGGTTTTTTGCCTTCACAGATTGGTGCTCTTAAAGAAGCTACGTTTGCGACTATAACCGGAGTTCATATCGACAACAAAAAAGTAGGTTATAATTTTGTTTGGGCATCCAATGATGATGACATTACATCTAAAATAGATACACCCGAATTTGTTGTCGGACAATCAGAATTGTCTTTGGCTCAGATGGAAGATGTTTATAAAAAGCTGGATAAAATTGATCAAGAAGCAAGGGCCAGTGTTGGAGAGCTTTCAGATGAAATTCAGTCTTTGACAAATACGGCTATAGGAATAGCTTTGAATACTGATAGAAAATCGGTAGAACGCCGAAATGAAATTCAAGCTGCCATCAATCAAATGGAAACAAAACTTAATTTGGAATTGAACAATTTGAGTGTAAAGGGTTCAGGCTCTTATCCCGAATTTAATTCAAAAAAACTTTCAAGGGATGTTACCAGCTATCTTTTTTATAAGCCGATTCTTTACAGACAGACAGGTGATAGAACTAATTTTATTCACGGAATGGTTTATATTCAGGTTTCGACAAAAGGTTTAATCGAACAAATTGATGAAGCAACCTTTGCTCTATATAAAATTATTTTCTTCATTTCTCTTGGTTCTCTTATAGCCGGTATTCTCGGAGCCTATATTTTGTCTTCAATTATTACCGCTCCTATTAAAAAGCTTGTTGAACACGTTTCAATGATTGCTGCAACCGATGACAAAGAATTGCTTGCGGGTAAAGATGTTAAACTTAAAACTAAAGATGAGATAGGTGTTTTAGGTACTACCATAAATGCGATGACAAACGGTCTTGTAGAAGCTGCTGCTGCCTCAAAAGATTTGACAATGGGTAAAGAAATTCAAAAAATGTTTTTGCCTCTTGACGTAGATGAAGCAGGAAGAAAACTTACATGCGGTAAAACCATAGATGATAATGTAGAATTCTTCGGCTACTATGAAGGTGCCCGCGGTGTATCGGGAGACTATTTTGATTATATAAAATTGGATGATAGATATTATGCAATTATAAAATGCGACGTTGCAGGTAAAGGAGTTCCGGCTGCTCTTATCATGGTTGAGGTCGCAACTCTTTTCTTGGATTATTTTAGAGAGTGGAAATATAAAACTCACGGTTTAAAAATAGATCTCGTTGTATCCCGCATAAACGATTTAATAGAGTCCCGCGGATTTAAGGGACGTTTTGCGGCCTTTACTCTTTGTATTATGGATTCTATAACGGGTGATGTACATTTTTGTAATGCCGGAGATAACGTTATAAATATTTATGATGCCGCTTCAAAAAAAATGAAAGAAGTAATCTTGACCGAAGTTTCGGCTGCAGGTGTTTTCCCGACGTTTATGATAGATATGAAAGGCGGGTTTAAAGTTGAAACCGTAAAACTTAATCCCGGAGACGTTTTGTTCCTATACACTGACGGTATTGAAGAAGCAAAACGTTTGTTTAGAGATTCCAACTTGCAGCCCGTTTTATGCGAAGAACCCGGCCTTGAAAAAGATGCCGAACATGAAACTCACAGTGTCGGTCAAGATGGAGAAGAATTGGGTAAACCCCGCGTATGCGAAATTATCGAAAATATTTTTGCCCGAAGATCTTTTAGCTTAAAAAAATGGCATAATCCTATTGAAGATGAACCGTTTGACTTTGATTTTACAAATCTTGAAGGAACAATTGAAGATGCCGTTTTAGGACTTGTTTCTGTAGAAAAAATATTCCGCATGTATCAAGATCCTAAAGCTACTGAACGCGATATTGTTCAAGTGGATAAAAAAATAGACCTATTCTTAAACAAACATTTTAGACAATATCAAACATATTGCGGAAACCGCATTCCGAATGCAAACTATAATGAATATCTTTACTATACAAACGTTAAAGAAGATCCTCAATATGACGATTTAACTATTTTGGGTATTAAGAAAAAATAAGATTATGCTTAAAGTACAAAATTTAACCAAATACTACGGAAGCAACAAAAATAAAATCATAGGTTGTAAGGATATTTCGTTTGAGCTGAGAACGGGAGAAATAACTTCTCTTTTAGGTTTAAACGGAGCCGGTAAGAGCAGTATCATAAACTGTATTTCAGGTTACTACACTCCCGATGAAGGAGATGCTTTTATAGATTCATATTCCATTTTAACCGAAAACATTGAAGCTAAAAAACGTTTAGGTATCCTATACGAACAAAATCCTCTTTATGCAGGTTTGAGTGTTTATGAGTTTTTATGTTTTGCAGGACAAATGCACGGAATAAAAAAAGAGCAATTAGATAATGATGTAAACGAAGTAATGAATTTTTGTGAAATTTATGAGATTAAAGACCGCTTAATCCGAGGTTTGTCAAAAGGTTTTAAACAGCGTGTAGGACTTGCTCAAGCTGTTTTGCATAATCCTCCGTTAATTATTTTGGACGAGCCTGCTTCAGGTTTTGACTCCGTTCAAGTAAAAGATTTTGAAAAAAAGATTTTACATATTGCAAAAGAAAAAACTATTTTGATATGTACTCATGATTTAAGACAGGCCGCAGAGATTTGTTCCAATCATATCTTGCTCAATAAGGGAGAGATAATAGCTTTGGGAAATCTTTTAGAAATAAAAGCTCAATTGGAAGAAGCTGGATGTGAGTTTGATGATAATGTTAATTACACCGTGTTAGAAAAAGCTTTTGAATTTTTTGCAGGGATAAATAAAAATGAATTTAGAAAAACCGAATAAGAATATTATTTTTTGTATTGCAAAAAAAGAATTTAAGATGATGTATAAAAGTTCTACCTTTTATGCTTCTTCTCTTTTTTTTATATTGGGTGCAGCTTTTGGCTTTATCGGAACCGATTCATGGTTTAATGCAGGATTGTCGGACCTAAAAACTTTTTTCCTGAATATGCCGTTTTTATTTTGTATTATAATTCCAATGCTTACTATGAGCCTATGGAGTGATGAAAAAAAACAATTTACCGATAAGTTTTTATTTTCATTGCCTGTTCCAATTCGTTATATAGTTTTAGGAAAATATGTGAGTCTTATTTTTATTTGGCTGATAATGATAGGCTTTAGCATAATAATTCCTTTATCCGTATTCCCGTTAATTTACTTGGATGTTGGAGCTTTTATAGTTTCATATTTTTCTATTTTTTTGTTTGGTGCAGGCATAATTTCATTCTCGTCAGCTTTGGCAGCATTATCGCCGAGAACCGAAATTAATTTTTTGTTTTCATTTTTAACGGTGTTGTTTTTTACTTTTATTTATCCGATAACAAAAAATTTAAATTTTTCTTTATTTTTGCATAAAATTATCTCTTATCTTTCTTTTAGCTCACACTTTGATTCTGCTGCAAGAGGTCTTTTTGATTCCGCAGATATATTTTTTTATTTTCTTTTGATTGCTTTGGGAATTGAATTGAGTGTTTTTATTTTGACAAAACAAAGGGATGCAAAATGAAAAAAGAATATAGATTTCAATTTTTACTTTTTATTTTGATGGCTGTTTTAATTTCGATTATTTCAACAAAGATATATTTTAGACTTGATATGAGTAAAGGGAAAACTTATACTTTATCGAATTATACAAAAAATCTTTTAAAAAATCTTGACAGCTCTGCCAAAGTAACGTGGTTTAAAAGCTCAAATGTGGATTTGTTTTTCCCGTCATTAAAATATTTAAACGACATGCTTTTGGAATACGCCCTTTATTCAAATGAAAAATTTTCCGTTTCCGTAAAAAATACTTCGAGCCTTTCAAATGAAGCTGTAAAACAAATAGGAATAATACCTCGTGAAGTCGAAGCTCAAGATAATGCCGTGAAGATAGTGCATAAATTATATTCAGGGCTTATGATTGAATATATGGGACAGACCAGGGTAATACCTTTTATAGATGATATCGACACTTTGGAGTATGACCTTGCAAGATTTATCTTGAGCATGAGAGATGATGCAATAGGAAATACTCAATCAGGAACAATCGCTCTTATCGCAGATCCTGCCTTGTTAGAAAACGATTATTCCTATGTAATTCCTTGGCTTGAATATGCAGGTTTTAATGTACTGCCTTTAGAACTTCCCGTATTAAATATACCGGCCGAATTACCTCTTTTGGTTATAGGTTCCGATTATATAGATTATTCTTCTGCTGCTGCGATTGATATGTTTTTACAAAAAGAGGGAAGGGCTGTTTTTTTTGTTTCGGGAAACAAAGTTGATGTAAAAGGTTCATGGAAAGCAAAACCCAAGGTTAAAGATTTTTTATTGGATGTGCTTTCTCATCACGGGTTTTATGTAAATGCAAATATGGCTCTTGATTTAATAAATAATTTTCGTATTACGATGTCGTCGATTGATAATAGAGGAACTCAATTAATTAATTATCCTTATTGGATTCAACTTCCTTTAAACGGTATCGACAAAGATCATCCGATATTTGCGGCTTACCGCCCGTTGGTTTCTTTTTGGCCGTCTTCAATCGATACGGATTTAAATAAAAATTCTTCGATAACTCCTTTTGCATTTACAGGAAAAAATTCTCTTACGGTTTTTGAGTCTTATAGTACTGATCCGCTTGAAAATCATTTTAAAAAATTTCAGGATGCATCTTTTAAGCCTTCAGTAATTGTTGCAGGACAGACAAAGCCGTCCCGTGTTTTGGTTATAAGCGATGAATATATGATAAGTAAAGCAATCGATTATACTGCATCTCTTTACAATATGGACTTTATGGTAAATTGCGTAGAATATATCTGTTTAAAAGATAATCTTCTTTTATTAAAAAATAAAAAACATTCGCCTCCTTCTTTTAAACAATTTGAAGATAGGGATGAAATGTTCAATCTTGTGTTTAAGGCAAGATTGATTTCTCTTATTTTTCTTCCTATTTTTATTTTTGCTTTAGGCGTTTATATATTCATAAAGCAGGGGAGGGTAAAATGAATTTTTTTTTAAAGTTGAAAAAATATACAAAAGGATTAATTTTTATAAATGTTTTTTTGCTTTTGCTTTTGATTTTTATAAGCATTCCAAAACAAGAAAAAGATGTCTTTAATGCTCCTCTTGTTTTAAAAAACAATATTGAAAATATAGATGAAATTATTTTTACCATTCCAGACAATTCTCTTCCTCCCGTTTTTAACGAATTGATTCTTTTTAAAAAGAAGGATAAGTTTTTTTTAAAGACAATGGCCGGCGAGTATCAGGTTAAAACTCCTCTTGTGGATAGACTTTTTTCGATTTTAAGCACAAAACAAAATTTTAGATTTGTAGATGACAATGTAAAACAATATATCAACTTCGGTTTGGATGATGACCATTCTGCCCGGCTTAAACTTTTGCGTTCCGACAAAACCATAATCGGTGAATTTATATTTGGAAAAAAAGACACGTTGGGCATCAATCGTTATGTCCGCATAGATGCCCGCACAAAAGTTTTTATTATGCCTGATGTTCTATCGTCGTTTTTAACCGTAAACAATAATTTTTGGCTTGATTTGCAAATTTATAAATACAAACTTCAAAATAATTCGATTCGCCGCATCGAAAAAAACAATAAGTTTTCGATCCGCTCAAATAAAACTGAAAAAGAATTTAACGAACTTGAAACTTTTTTAAGGCAGTTTTCATGTATCGATATTTTCCCTGCTTTTCCGGTAATTACTTCTGAAAGCGAAGAGTTTAGTTTAATTTTAGAAAACGGCGAAAGAATAAAAATCGAGCTTACACCGATGGAAGGCGGCGATTTTATCCTGCTTGACTCTTCTTCAAAAAAGCCCTATGTGATAAGCGGATATACAAAACGCCGCATCGATTCCATCATAAATTCTATTTTTTAATTGATGTTTCGCTTAACAGTTTTTTGATATTGTTTATACAAAGCTCTAAATAGTTTTCAGGTACCGGTGCTTTTTTCCATGGATGAGTAAGTCCGCTTGAGCTGTTTATCCGTATAAGGGATAAGGTGCATCCTGCATTTTGAAGAATACTTATTACGGTTTTTGCATCTCCGCCTTGAGAGCCGACTCCCGGAATCAGCATCGGAACTTCCCCGGCTTTTGCATAAATTTCGGCTATGACCTTTAATTCTTCCATTCCTGTTGCCCCGACAACGGCTCCCGTTCCGGGAAATTCTTTTGCATATGAGGCTATCTTTTCGGCAACTTCGATATAAAGCTCATGAGCGTTTTTTCCGTCTGAAACGGTTTTAAGATTTTGAAAATCTTTTGCTCCCGGATTGCTCGTACGGTTTAAAATGTACGCTCCCTTATCGAGGTATTTTTCCGAAATAAAGGGAAGAATAGAATCGCTTCCCATATAAGGACTTACGGTTACGGCATCGGCCTTCCAGCAGTCAAATGCTTCAACGGCATAATTTAAACTTGAACGGGCAATGTCTCCTCGTTTTGAATCAAGGATTACGGGAATACCCGGAAAATGTTTTTCGATTAAGGATAAAATTTCTGCAAGGCTTTCAGAGCCTAAAAAATCCTTTTTTCTGGGCTTATCCAGCGCCGAATAATATCCGATATTCGGTTTAAAGGCTGAAGGAACCAAATCCTTTTCCTGCATTTTTTCGAAAAGCTCTTTAAAAAAACTTATAAGATCGTCTTTTAGATTCCCGGTTTTCTGTGGTATTGCTTCGATAATCGGGTCCAATCCCATACATGCGCAGTTATTAGTTCTTTCCGCCGAAGTTTTTAATAATTCAATGTAGTTCATATATGAGCTAAGTTTAACTTAAAACGGAAAATGTGTCAATTATGCCCTAAATTTATAAAAAAAATCAACAAATTCTCTAAAAAATGCATTTTTTGGTTGAAGATATGCAACTTCTGATTTATAATGTACATATGAGGAAAAATAAACTTTTTTTTATAGCCATAGTTGCATCTTTGGGCATTGCAGTTTCAGCTCAATCTTTGTCTTCTAAGTTGGAAACGGCTTTAAAATCAAAGAATGTGAAAGCTGTGCGTGAACTTTTAGTTTCAGCTCCCTCCGGTGAAAAAACAAAATTTGAAAAAAAAGTTCTTGAGACTGCAAAACAGTCTGTTCGTTCGGGTGATTTGGATTATGCTAAAAATCTTGCCGAGGTTATTCTAATATCAAATCAGGATCATGTTGAGGCACAAGATTTATACTCTTCGATTGTGGAGATGCAGAAGAATAAAAGAAAAATTGATGAGCAAAAAAAACAGATTCAGGCCGAGGCGGAAGCCAAAGCTAAGGCTGAAGCTGAAGAAAAGGCTCGAATAACTGCAGAAGAGCAAAGAGAGAAGGACAAAGAAGCTTTGTATAAATCCGTGCATGAAGTTGACTTAAAAAATTTTTACCTTGAAGCAAGTTTAGGTACTTCATTCAGTATTTTCGGCAGTAGTTTTGCAAATAAAGCTTTTGGGCGTAAAAAGACTAATTCCGATATGGGAGTATTGGTCGGATTCAATGCAGGCTTTGTACATCCTTATATATTGTTAAAATTAGGATTAAATGTAAATTGGCTTACTGTAGCGATGTCCGGAAAAGACCTTTCTGTTTTTGTTGCATCCAGATTTGCAATAGGAACCGCTGCTGCAGGCGGTGTCCCTATTTTTTTGTCAACAGGTCATACTTACATAAACTATTACGGCAAGGGCGGCGGTGAGCAGCAGTCTATGTTGTATACAAGAATCAGTAGTCCTTTTGTAGGAATCAGTGTTGAAGATTGGCACCCAATCGAAAAACTGGGTTTGACATTTAAATTTAACTGGATTCCAATATCAGTTACAAGCCCTTTTATGAGTTTTGGTATGCACACAAATATCGGAATAACTTATGAATTTTGGAAGAACCGAATTATGTCTTTAAGAGCGGGCGGTGATATGGATATATATGCCTTTACTGCAAAAAAATATGCCGATTGGAATATTATTCCGAATATATATGTAAATACTATATTCCATGTTCCCAAGTGATCGATCTTGAGGGTATCATTGAAATGAAGGTATCATTGAAATGAATTGTAAACAAAAAAACGATTTAAAAATTTTTTCTTATACACGTGTGTGTTGTGTTGTTTTTTCTTTGATTATTACGGTTCAAGCCTTTACCCAAAATGAACTTATGGAAAAAATGATTGACTCTATCAATCGGAGTCTTTTATTAAAAGAGTATGATAAGGCTTTTACCAATAGCCTTTTTGTACTGCGTAATTATAAAGATCAGGAATTGCCTATTGATATTGAAGACACCTGCAAAAGGGCTGTAAGTTCATGGCTATCTTACCTTGAGACAGAAAAAAAATGGGAAGAAATTATTGATATTGAACAAAAATTAATTGATGCTCCTGAGTCCATCAAAGTTCTTTATAAGAGCCCTATTGATAAGGCTATAGTTAAACTTAAAAAAATGCCTGCCGCTTCTTCTAATAGGATTCAACCTAATTCCGTGGAAGTTAAACCTCCTAAAAACGAAAACAAACCGAATAAAAATTCTGTAGAAACAATTCAAAAGTCTTCAGCCGGAACTGTTTTGACTGCAGCCGATAAAATACAAATCCTTGAAGAGCAAAGAAAAGTTTTTAAAGAATTTTTATATAAAATGAAAATGATGGAAAAAGAGCAAGAAAAAATTCGTTATAGTGAAAGAGAGTTGTACGAAAAAAAACGGTTGGAAATTGAACTTGCCAGAAACGAGGCAGACAAAGAACTTCGTGAATATGTAAGAGAAATTATTGAGGAAAACAGGAAAAATACAAACAAAATTATCATAATGGTTTTAATTGCAGCATCAATTTTTTGTGTATGTTTGACTGTAATTATTATAACGGTTGTATTGGTTAATAAAAAATAAGGAGTTTGATATGAAAAAATTATGTATTTTAACTTCAATTTTGGTATTGTTGTGTGTATCATGCGGAATAAAAACGAATTTGGATATTCAAGAAGCTATATTTCCGCCTGAACATTCTATTATTGTATATCAAAATGCTACTTCGCAAGGATTTAAAAACGGCTCGACTTTATCTTTGGTTGGTATAGGTGATGCAGGACATAGTTCATGGGAAGAGCTTCATATTGAAAATTTGACCGAGCATGAAATAGAGTTTGACGGTCTTCCTAAAATTTCAAATACAGATATATTTGAAATCAGAGATCCGCTTTTTAAATTTAAGCTTGGGCCTTATGAAAGAACCGGTTTTGAGGTACGGTATAAACTTGCTGATGTCGGATCTGTTGAAACTGATCTTGCAATCAATTATAAAGTTAATAAACGGAAAAGAAACTTTTCCATTAAGCTTAGCGGAAATTTCATCGGCCTTCAAATAGTCGAAGTCATCGCAGCAAATCCTCCTCTCATACCGTCAGAAATTGAACGTAATCTTCCTAACGGAGGAGCCGGAGTTGACTTTGGATATAAAGAAGGTGATCAAGTTACAAGAAAATTCCGAATAAAAAATAACAGTAATGAACGTATTGTTATCCAAAATATTTCTCTTGATGCTGCCGCAGATTCTGCCGGTTTTAACTTTGATGGACATACCGAACTGCCCGCCGGAACTATTTCGGCTAATTCTTCAAGAGATTTTGAATTGACGTTTCCTGAGTCTTCCATGCTCACATACAAAAAAGGAAATATTATAATACGGCATGACAGAAGTCCTCATCCTTATAAAGTTGCAGTCTGCGGCGGCGGTCCAATCATGCCGATAGAAATAGTGCATAGAAGGAGCGGTGAAGATGTTTCCTGTGTAGTACCGTATAAATTAGATAAAAATTGTTATGACTTCGGCTATAAACCCGCTGTGTCCGAATTTCAATCTATCGGAATTAAAAATATGAGTAAGGCAATATTGCGTTTTGAAAATATTGATGTAAATCTAGTTTCGGGGGCGTTTACATTGCAAAAAAAATATCAGCCCAACGAACTTGTTTACCCGGGAGATCAAGCCAAGCTTGAAATTAGGTTTACTCCTCAACCAAATACGTGGTCCGAAGATGATATTATCATTAAAGATAACAATACTGGAAGAAAATATGTTTTATCCCTTACAGGTTCGGGATTTAAACAACCTAAGGATATCCCAGGGCTTTCCCTATGGCTAAGAGCTGACA containing:
- a CDS encoding GldG family protein, with product MKKEYRFQFLLFILMAVLISIISTKIYFRLDMSKGKTYTLSNYTKNLLKNLDSSAKVTWFKSSNVDLFFPSLKYLNDMLLEYALYSNEKFSVSVKNTSSLSNEAVKQIGIIPREVEAQDNAVKIVHKLYSGLMIEYMGQTRVIPFIDDIDTLEYDLARFILSMRDDAIGNTQSGTIALIADPALLENDYSYVIPWLEYAGFNVLPLELPVLNIPAELPLLVIGSDYIDYSSAAAIDMFLQKEGRAVFFVSGNKVDVKGSWKAKPKVKDFLLDVLSHHGFYVNANMALDLINNFRITMSSIDNRGTQLINYPYWIQLPLNGIDKDHPIFAAYRPLVSFWPSSIDTDLNKNSSITPFAFTGKNSLTVFESYSTDPLENHFKKFQDASFKPSVIVAGQTKPSRVLVISDEYMISKAIDYTASLYNMDFMVNCVEYICLKDNLLLLKNKKHSPPSFKQFEDRDEMFNLVFKARLISLIFLPIFIFALGVYIFIKQGRVK
- a CDS encoding DUF4340 domain-containing protein — encoded protein: MNFFLKLKKYTKGLIFINVFLLLLLIFISIPKQEKDVFNAPLVLKNNIENIDEIIFTIPDNSLPPVFNELILFKKKDKFFLKTMAGEYQVKTPLVDRLFSILSTKQNFRFVDDNVKQYINFGLDDDHSARLKLLRSDKTIIGEFIFGKKDTLGINRYVRIDARTKVFIMPDVLSSFLTVNNNFWLDLQIYKYKLQNNSIRRIEKNNKFSIRSNKTEKEFNELETFLRQFSCIDIFPAFPVITSESEEFSLILENGERIKIELTPMEGGDFILLDSSSKKPYVISGYTKRRIDSIINSIF
- the pyrF gene encoding orotidine-5'-phosphate decarboxylase translates to MNYIELLKTSAERTNNCACMGLDPIIEAIPQKTGNLKDDLISFFKELFEKMQEKDLVPSAFKPNIGYYSALDKPRKKDFLGSESLAEILSLIEKHFPGIPVILDSKRGDIARSSLNYAVEAFDCWKADAVTVSPYMGSDSILPFISEKYLDKGAYILNRTSNPGAKDFQNLKTVSDGKNAHELYIEVAEKIASYAKEFPGTGAVVGATGMEELKVIAEIYAKAGEVPMLIPGVGSQGGDAKTVISILQNAGCTLSLIRINSSSGLTHPWKKAPVPENYLELCINNIKKLLSETSIKK
- a CDS encoding LamG domain-containing protein; protein product: MKKLCILTSILVLLCVSCGIKTNLDIQEAIFPPEHSIIVYQNATSQGFKNGSTLSLVGIGDAGHSSWEELHIENLTEHEIEFDGLPKISNTDIFEIRDPLFKFKLGPYERTGFEVRYKLADVGSVETDLAINYKVNKRKRNFSIKLSGNFIGLQIVEVIAANPPLIPSEIERNLPNGGAGVDFGYKEGDQVTRKFRIKNNSNERIVIQNISLDAAADSAGFNFDGHTELPAGTISANSSRDFELTFPESSMLTYKKGNIIIRHDRSPHPYKVAVCGGGPIMPIEIVHRRSGEDVSCVVPYKLDKNCYDFGYKPAVSEFQSIGIKNMSKAILRFENIDVNLVSGAFTLQKKYQPNELVYPGDQAKLEIRFTPQPNTWSEDDIIIKDNNTGRKYVLSLTGSGFKQPKDIPGLSLWLRADRIGKEHLTDSKAEIFPDISGHDFDAIKYKGKGPTYKENGIGLWPDSEKLPVLNFSDNEAMAVLTSEDKWITENAEGTTSFVIFRPKLNEKRYHTQVAIVGSNGTKPIFPYIGTTQFVFDPVDGLTKNGLGDPRRSVRFYIENGYLSGGRSPASSMIYNIDNDPNPLYAAAIRFDNSKNDPDPNFHFFVNGDKDNTGETPIAYVHSSDQGATSGNIRAYGYPVGHRGEIRDYALDPHPAGACPMDYALHFLNTNHPFFKSRTSSGSSLNGSIKNLYIGKHADESSPFYGDIAEVIIFNRALTDDEIKEVYNYIKVRYNTQRLPEAFYKLYKIHPAVIPWIQKTY